The stretch of DNA CCACCTCGTCCGCCTGTTGTCGGCTGTGTTCCGGCAGAATGGCGACAAAAGTGAAGTCATTGATGCGTCCGAGCCGCTCCTCCCCATCCAAGGCGCTATCGAGAAACTGAGCGACCGAATCGAGGGTGAGCTTGGCGACCGCGTCGCCGTATTCTTGCTCAAGCTTCGTGTAGCCATCGAAACGCGCCGTCAACAGAGAGAGCGGCGTGCGATCCTCCTGCGACGTCCGGATCTCGGTCCGCAGGATCTCCAGGAAGCGGGTCCGGTTTGGCAAGGCGTCGATCCCCAGGTCCGGGGGGCCAGCAGGTCCCTTCGACGCCACGTCCTTGGCGTTCTTGATCGGCACGCAAGAAACGCCTGTATGACGGTGGGCGTTGTTTCTGCCGGCGTCTTTCGACGCGTAAAGGGCTTCGTCGGCCCGCTTCACTAGGCCCCCGAGCTTGTCCTCGACGGCGATGCCCGCGAGCCCAACGCTAGCCGTGACGGACAGTTTTTTGCCCTCGAATGGCACCACCAACGCCTCAATCGCCGTTCGGACCCGCTCGGCAAGGACGCATCCGTCGGCCGATTCGGTGGTCGGCATTACAACGGCGAACTCTTCCCCACCGTAACGACATGCCAAGTCCATTTCCCGCACGCATCCGTTGATCGCCTTGGCGACATTGCGAAGAACCTCGTCTCCGGCTTGATGTCCGTGGGTGTCGTTGAACGCTTTAAAGTGATCGACGTCGAGGATCAGCAGCGAGAACGGGGTTCCGCGGCGTTCCCACTCGGCGAACCGGCGGTTGATCTCGTCGTCGAACGCGCGACGGTTGGCCAGCCCCGTCAAGGAGTCGGTACGGGCCTCGGACTCGTGCGTACGGATGAGGGCGGCTTGCGACTGAATCTGCTCTTCCGCCCGTGCGAGCTTCGATTGGAGATCGTGGTTTGCCTGCTCGATCTGGGTGAGAGCGGCGAAAACCGCGTCGGAACTCGCGCTCCCGTCTGACTTCTGGCTGCTGAGTTGCGCCTCGATAGCGCCGATATTGGCGGTGTGAGCGTCCACGTCCGTGGCGACGCTCGCAGCGAGGTCGCGGAGTCGATCACTAGCCATCATGGTTCGTTCCATGATGAGTTGCTGAAGCTTTAACTCTTCGGTGCGGTCACTGTCGATTGCCGGGTTTTCAACGGACGGTGTTATCGGCGCCTTGGCCCCACCGCACACCCAAGCACCGGCGGCAAAACCCACGGCAAGCGCGATCGCAGCAAACACCAGATTCACTACGATTAACATCGCGCTGCCGGATGCAATTAGGAACATTCTTCCGCTTCTCTAGGCGTAGCTGTCGGTGGCATTTGGCGCCTGGCCTTTCACCCTCCGGCTGTGCGGTCGGGCAACCACCAAAGGTAGGTCGAAAACCGAAGCTTGGACGGCTTCGCATCGGTAACTACCGAAAAAATGCGGTTCGCGAAGAGGGGCTTCTCCGTCGGACTATCCAGAGCTTTCGGACTATCTGGTCTAGAAAGCATTCCTGGTGTATTGCGCCATCCAAGAGCAAACCAAAGTTGGCGTGTGGAATGCCGCGAAGCGGGAGGCATGGGGCTACTGAGCGAAGTATTTTTGCCGGCGACAACAATCCGTAGTTCAACGTCTTTAATGCTCCACTGTGACCAACAAACTCGGCCCCCCGCCGGCTGACTATACCCATCAGCGGATGGAGACGATCAATCGTCTCGCCGCTGGTGTCGCGCACGAATTCAACAACGTATTGCAGATCATTCACGGCTACGTCAGTTTCGCGCGGGACGCGTTGCCAGCAGAAAGCGAGCCCCGCCAAGACCTAGAGGCGGCGCTACAAGCGACCGATCGCGCAGCTGAATTGGCGTCACGTCTGCTTCAATTCACACGCTCCCCAGACGGAGAAAGTCGCAGCGCGGACATCAGCGACACGGTGCTTGCCACCAAGCTGTTGTTGCGTCCGATCATTGGCGAAAACATCCGCATCCTTGCCGATGTTCGCGACGGAATGCCGGAGGCGGGCGTCAACGAATCCGCGATCCGCCAGGCGCTGCTCAACCTGTGTATCAACGCTCGTGACGCGATGTCCGGCGGTGGCGAGTTGCTGCTTCAGACGGCGCTAACCACGGCGCCGAACGGGGTAACACCCAACGTGGGTGTGTTTTCGGACCAGAGCTATGTCCGCCTGTCGGTCTCCGACACCGGCGACGGCATACCCGAGGCGATCCAACAGCGGATATTCCAGCCTTTCTTCACCACCAAAGGGCCGAGTGAAGGAACCGGACTGGGGCTGGCGATGGTCGCTAATTGTGTCGCCGAAGCAGGCGGCGCCATCACGATCGACAGCGCCCCCGGCGAGGGGACACGGTTCGACCTCTACTTGCCGCTCGCGACCGCCACTGAAGACGTCGCACTGGCGCCCCTGGGAGAGCACTTCGTGAGTTGACCGCGCACGAGCATGTCCCAACCGAACAACCACATTCTGATCGTCGATGACGAGCCTCAGGTCCGCGACCTGACGCGTCGTGCGCTCACGGCGCATGGCTTCCAGTGTGACGTGGTCTCCGACGGGGAGGAGGCGGTGCAGCTCGTTTCCAAGACCAGCTACGACGCGGTGCTCACCGACCTGCGGATGCCACGCAAGCACGGGCATTCGTTGTGCATCGACCTCATGCAGCTACCTAAGCCGCCCTGCGTGATGGTGTTGACGGCCTTGACCGATCCCCGCTTGGTGCGCGACCTGATGATGCGGGGCGTCAAGGACGTCGTCCAGAAGCCCGTGAACTACGACGTGCTCGCGATGAAGCTTCAGGCCGTCATCGAACAGGGCCGGCAACAGCAGATGAAGTCCGTCGTCGGCCCGCCCAAGAAAGCCAACCTCAAGAAGTTCAACCTCCTCCAGCAAGTCGAGGCCTCACTGGTCGAACTCACCGAACTGGGTGGTGACCGCCTCGACAGCGTGTTCGAAGTCCACCATGAACTCCCCGACCCGCCGCGCGCCATCCGCGAATTCATTCGCCGGATGGCGGAATCGGAGGTCATGGAGAACGACAAGGCCGACGGGTCGGCAATGCCAAGCCACCCCGGTCGCAACAGCGACCGAGTCACTTGCTTCACGACGGCCGTGGCCGTGCCTGTTGATCGCTTGTGGAAACGCATCGGCGACCCCTTCAAGCTCGCGTTACGCGACCTCTCCGAAGGGGGCGTGCGGCTGCTGCACACCCGCGCCACCAACGCCGAGTACCTGGCTCTCTGCTGGAACGCCACGCAGGTCGGCGGCAAACAGATCCGGGTCGTCTGCACGATCCGCAAATGTAAGCCTTGCGGGCCGTTCTACGACATCAACGGCCAGTTCGTGATGGCGGACTGAGTCTGTCGAATACGATTATTTGTGAATGGGGGGCGTAGGCGGCGTCTGCTCTTCGAGATCGACCTCGCCATCCGCGTTCTTGTGCAGCGTAAAGGCGTCGTAGAGGTCGCCCGCGGCGCTGAAGGCCTGGTAGCGGATCGCGTCCTGATCGACGCCAATCACCTGGTAGAGCTGCAAGCCGCTGGCGTTGCGGCTTACCTCCCAGGCGTCGCCCAACGGGTACATCTTCGGGCCGCTGACGCTGACGACGTAGACCGTCTTGCCCACCTTGCCGCGGAGGCCCTCGCCGACATTCTCGGTCCCCACCAGCTCATCATCGGTCGGTCCGCCGAGGCCGCTGCGGGCGTAGGTGTGATCGTGGCCTGTTAGCGCCAGATCAACGCCGTGCTTGTCGAAGACGGCCTTCCACATCGCCCGGAGCGTCGGGTTGTCGCGGTTCTTCGCGGCCGAGAAGATTGGGTGGTGGAATGTGACGACGGTCCACCGCGTCTTGGGCTCGTCGGTGAGCAACCGGTCGAGCCACTCGGCCTGCTCTTCCTGCCGCTCGTTCGAGTTGAGGGCGACGAACCTCGCGCCCTGGTAGTCGAACCAATAGCTCGTCTCCTCGAGCCCCTTCAACCCGTTGGTCGGGAACGAGAACTGCGGCCGCCAATGGTCCGACACCGTCGGCTTCAGGTCGCGGACGTGGTACTCGTGATTGCCGGGAACCGCGACCGTCGGCACCGTGGCGTTGAGCCAGCCGGCGGCGCCGTGCCACTCGCCCCAGTTGGCGTCGGACTTGTGGTGGTTGATCAAGTCGCCGGCGTGCAGCGCGAACGCGGCCCGCGGCGCCTCGGCGTGGGCCTCACGCCGCACCCGCGACCACAGCGCCCTAACAGCATTCTGGGCGTCGCCGAAGTAGAGGAACTCGAAGGGCTCGACTTCATCACCGGCTTTGACACGGCTAGCGGTGGTGACGTGGTGCCACTCGCTCCAGTTGGCGCCGTCGCCGACGCGGTAAGCGTAACGCGTCTTCGGCTCGAGGCCGCGGAGCTTCACCGTGTGGACGCGGGCTTCGCCGAGGTCGCTGGTGAACGACTCGCTCGTCCCTTCGAGCGTAGCCGCCTCGGGGATGTCGCCCTTGTTGTGGTCACCGAGGATCTCGCTGGCGGCGATCCACTGGCAGACCGTCGGCGTCGTCGCCGGGTCGGTCCGATACGTGACGTCGAACGTTGTCGCGGGGTCCTCGCTCCAGCTGACCACCACCCGGTCCGGCAGCGGCGTGGGCCGGAACTGCTCGACCGACGGGTAAACGCGCGGCGGCTCGTCGTGGTTGGGGTGCCCCCAAACGGGCGACGCCCCCAGGACGATCAGCAGGGCGATGGCGTGCCAGTAGCGGTTCCAGCAAATCGGCGTCATCGAAACGAACCTCGGAGGATCTAAGTAGTCGAAGGAAGTCGTGGCTATTGCGATCGAAGCCCTGCCGTGGGTCAACCGCTGGCGCCGAGAAACCGCAGAAACGCTGCGACCGGCGTAATCCGCGGCACACTCGGCTGGTGGCGCCCGCCCTCCCCGTTTACACGGCGGCGGCGGGAGCTAAACTCGTAAGTCTGTGGTGCGGGCAGATAGCTCAGTTGGTAGAGCACAGCACTGAAAATGCTGGTGTCGGCGGTTCGATCCCGCCTCTGCCCACTAGATTCGAGGCGTCGGATTCGCGACCAGCGAAACCTCCACGCCCCCTCAACTCTCAGCCGCCGGCGGCAGCCGGCGGCTTTCTTTTTAGCCCTCGCCCGGATGACCGCGCCAGAGGCCCCTGCAGGCACGCTACGGGCCTCCAGCCACCGGTTAGTGCGTATGGTGGTGGTTCGGGTGATCGTGCCCGTGTGAGGGCCTACGGCCCTCGAGGCGGGGCAAGGGCAGGCCCAGGTCGTCGCCGTTGGGCTCGAACACGACGCCGTCCCCGTCGACGTCTCCGTTGGTATCGACAAACACCGGGTTGGCGACCGCTACGGGCATCCCCCGGCCCCACTCGGTCTTGCCCTCGGGAACGCCGTACATCGGCCCGATCGACCGCCCCTCGCCGCAGCAGGCGACGACCAAGTGGGCGTCCTCCTCGAGCTCGACCTCGATCTCCCGGTCAAAAACTTCGGTCCCGCGGCCGAACCAGTCGCCGTGCGAACGCACCGTGTAGTTGTGCTCGGGGTCGGGTCGGCCGTTGATGAACAGCTGCACGCGGTTGATCTCCATCCAGTTCGGGCAGCGGACAACGATGCGGAGCGTTGCTTTGCCGTCCTTCGTGCGGAGGTCATCGCCAGGGAGCGCGCGACGGTCCTGAGCGGCGGAGCGGGCCGTGACGCTCATGAACGGGCCGTTAGAGACCACCACGTGGCCGTGCTCGAACTCATGCACCAGTTCCATCACGGAAGCCTCCGCCGGGTCGTCGGTCGAGCTGCGGACCCAGTTCCGCATCCAGCCGCTGCCGTGGAAGTTGTAATGAGCGTCGGTGTTCACAACGCCGGTGACCCGGTAGCCCAGGTTGAGCAGCTGTAGCCAATTCTGGATCGCATTGCCGCGATTGTCCCAGCCGCCGTTGCCGACGCCGCTGTTGGGGTCGCCACGCTCGCCGAGAGGGTCGAAGATCAGCTCTGGCGGGTGAATCTCTTGCACGTCCATGTAGCCGAACATCGCCTCAAAACCTTCATCGGGCTCGCCGTTGAGGTCGCGGTCACCGACCATCTGGGCCGTGTTCGGGTGGTTCGACTGCACCAGCTTCTCGGACTTGTCGTCCCACTCCGCTAGCCGCTTGATCTGCGTCACGGGATTCGGGTCGGTCTGCGGCCCGCCGCCGTCTTGCTCATGGACATGATGCTTAAGCGGGAAGGCGTTCTGGTGGTTTAGCGGCAACGGTTGGCCGGTCAGCTCCATGCCGGGGCACGTCAGCATCCGATGTTGTGCGTCGAACGCCGCCAAGTGCTGGTCGTACACGTCGATCCGCTGGTGTTCGGTGCAGGGGCAGAACTCCAGGTGCTCGTCCAGCAGGTTAAGCACCCGCCCCGCCTGACTCGCCGTGTTGTCGCCCGACGGGCTGCTGTGGCTGTGCAACTCGCTTGAGAGCCAACCGGTGGTGTCCACGGTCCGCGGCAACTTCGCGGCGATCGTCGCCGTCTCGCCCGCCTCGACGGTGATCTCGCCATAGGCGGCGTCGTGCTCGGGCCCGTAGCTCGCGACCCACTTGTAACGCCCGGGCGCCAGTTTGCAGCGGAACCGCCCGTCGGGCGTGTACTGCACATTCTTGACGCCCCGCTCGGCCGACTCCGGCCCGAAGTCCGGCGACTTCGCGCCGTCGAGGCCGGTGAACTGCACCTTGACGGGAATCGCCCTGCCGGCGCCGTCGGTGATCGTCGCCTCGGCGTATCCCGCCCGCTTCAAAGGGACCGTCCATTCGGCGTCGATCTCGTCGGGATTCGCTTCGAGAGACCCCTCATGCGTCATTGAGCCGTGCCCCTCCGCCGAGATGGTGACGGCGTACTCACCCGCCGGCGCCTGCGAAACCGCCCCACCCTGGGCGTCGGTCAACAAGTAGCCGACGACTTGGTTGTCTTGCCGGACGGTCACGAGCGCGTTGGCGACCGGATCGACGCCGTCGGTTACGGTGAGTTTCCCCGTCGCCAAATCCTCGTCCCGCATCGCATACGCGGTCGCCTGCACGGCCAAGCTGTCCGCCGCCGGGATCAAGCAGCGACGCCAAGTGACCGAGTCACCCGCGGCGAGCGTTCCCGATTCGTCACGGCCTGCGACTCCGTACTCGAACTGCCGCGGCCGGCGTGGCTCTTGCATCTCCAAAGTCCGGAGCGTGACGCCCTCCTCCGACTGCACGCCGTACGCCTGCCGCCAGAAGAGGTCGTGGCCCCAGACGAGGTCGATCCCCTCGATCGCGCCGAACTTGAACTCCCCATCGAGCCGCCACCCATCGCGTAGCGGCGCCTTTACCGATTCCTCACCGTCGTTCTTTAGTGTCGAAACGACACGGACGAACGTTTCGCCATCGCGCAGTTCGTAGCCGACTCGGTGGACGAGCCCCTTCTGGTTCTTAGCCGTTGCCTCGCCTTCGAAGGCAATTGTCGCCGCGCCGTCGGCGGGCTTGCCCCATTCGGCGGGCCAGTCGATCCGCTTCTTAAACTTAAAACCGCCGCCGCCAGGATAAAAACAGCTTAGCTGATCGCTCTGCGTGTCACGCTCGGTGAGATCGATGACGCCACCGCCGACGTTGTGGACGGTCAAGTTGGCGTCACGCTCGGGTCCCGGCGCTCCGATGACGGCGATTATCTTGTCGTTCTGCAAGACAAAGTCGCCATGGATGGCGTCGA from Botrimarina mediterranea encodes:
- a CDS encoding sensor histidine kinase gives rise to the protein MTNKLGPPPADYTHQRMETINRLAAGVAHEFNNVLQIIHGYVSFARDALPAESEPRQDLEAALQATDRAAELASRLLQFTRSPDGESRSADISDTVLATKLLLRPIIGENIRILADVRDGMPEAGVNESAIRQALLNLCINARDAMSGGGELLLQTALTTAPNGVTPNVGVFSDQSYVRLSVSDTGDGIPEAIQQRIFQPFFTTKGPSEGTGLGLAMVANCVAEAGGAITIDSAPGEGTRFDLYLPLATATEDVALAPLGEHFVS
- a CDS encoding CehA/McbA family metallohydrolase, coding for MTRLVLVALVFMDAAGLNAAELQTLDKSNYDLLVPDGKEVDAIHGDFVLQNDKIIAVIGAPGPERDANLTVHNVGGGVIDLTERDTQSDQLSCFYPGGGGFKFKKRIDWPAEWGKPADGAATIAFEGEATAKNQKGLVHRVGYELRDGETFVRVVSTLKNDGEESVKAPLRDGWRLDGEFKFGAIEGIDLVWGHDLFWRQAYGVQSEEGVTLRTLEMQEPRRPRQFEYGVAGRDESGTLAAGDSVTWRRCLIPAADSLAVQATAYAMRDEDLATGKLTVTDGVDPVANALVTVRQDNQVVGYLLTDAQGGAVSQAPAGEYAVTISAEGHGSMTHEGSLEANPDEIDAEWTVPLKRAGYAEATITDGAGRAIPVKVQFTGLDGAKSPDFGPESAERGVKNVQYTPDGRFRCKLAPGRYKWVASYGPEHDAAYGEITVEAGETATIAAKLPRTVDTTGWLSSELHSHSSPSGDNTASQAGRVLNLLDEHLEFCPCTEHQRIDVYDQHLAAFDAQHRMLTCPGMELTGQPLPLNHQNAFPLKHHVHEQDGGGPQTDPNPVTQIKRLAEWDDKSEKLVQSNHPNTAQMVGDRDLNGEPDEGFEAMFGYMDVQEIHPPELIFDPLGERGDPNSGVGNGGWDNRGNAIQNWLQLLNLGYRVTGVVNTDAHYNFHGSGWMRNWVRSSTDDPAEASVMELVHEFEHGHVVVSNGPFMSVTARSAAQDRRALPGDDLRTKDGKATLRIVVRCPNWMEINRVQLFINGRPDPEHNYTVRSHGDWFGRGTEVFDREIEVELEEDAHLVVACCGEGRSIGPMYGVPEGKTEWGRGMPVAVANPVFVDTNGDVDGDGVVFEPNGDDLGLPLPRLEGRRPSHGHDHPNHHHTH
- a CDS encoding GGDEF domain-containing protein, producing the protein MFLIASGSAMLIVVNLVFAAIALAVGFAAGAWVCGGAKAPITPSVENPAIDSDRTEELKLQQLIMERTMMASDRLRDLAASVATDVDAHTANIGAIEAQLSSQKSDGSASSDAVFAALTQIEQANHDLQSKLARAEEQIQSQAALIRTHESEARTDSLTGLANRRAFDDEINRRFAEWERRGTPFSLLILDVDHFKAFNDTHGHQAGDEVLRNVAKAINGCVREMDLACRYGGEEFAVVMPTTESADGCVLAERVRTAIEALVVPFEGKKLSVTASVGLAGIAVEDKLGGLVKRADEALYASKDAGRNNAHRHTGVSCVPIKNAKDVASKGPAGPPDLGIDALPNRTRFLEILRTEIRTSQEDRTPLSLLTARFDGYTKLEQEYGDAVAKLTLDSVAQFLDSALDGEERLGRINDFTFVAILPEHSRQQADEVGDRINTALAKCAVPLGEQELNLTTTMAATEMTSDDTAVSLMARAEEGAGIEVPASLAMA
- a CDS encoding response regulator, coding for MSQPNNHILIVDDEPQVRDLTRRALTAHGFQCDVVSDGEEAVQLVSKTSYDAVLTDLRMPRKHGHSLCIDLMQLPKPPCVMVLTALTDPRLVRDLMMRGVKDVVQKPVNYDVLAMKLQAVIEQGRQQQMKSVVGPPKKANLKKFNLLQQVEASLVELTELGGDRLDSVFEVHHELPDPPRAIREFIRRMAESEVMENDKADGSAMPSHPGRNSDRVTCFTTAVAVPVDRLWKRIGDPFKLALRDLSEGGVRLLHTRATNAEYLALCWNATQVGGKQIRVVCTIRKCKPCGPFYDINGQFVMAD
- a CDS encoding purple acid phosphatase family protein, translating into MTPICWNRYWHAIALLIVLGASPVWGHPNHDEPPRVYPSVEQFRPTPLPDRVVVSWSEDPATTFDVTYRTDPATTPTVCQWIAASEILGDHNKGDIPEAATLEGTSESFTSDLGEARVHTVKLRGLEPKTRYAYRVGDGANWSEWHHVTTASRVKAGDEVEPFEFLYFGDAQNAVRALWSRVRREAHAEAPRAAFALHAGDLINHHKSDANWGEWHGAAGWLNATVPTVAVPGNHEYHVRDLKPTVSDHWRPQFSFPTNGLKGLEETSYWFDYQGARFVALNSNERQEEQAEWLDRLLTDEPKTRWTVVTFHHPIFSAAKNRDNPTLRAMWKAVFDKHGVDLALTGHDHTYARSGLGGPTDDELVGTENVGEGLRGKVGKTVYVVSVSGPKMYPLGDAWEVSRNASGLQLYQVIGVDQDAIRYQAFSAAGDLYDAFTLHKNADGEVDLEEQTPPTPPIHK